Below is a genomic region from bacterium.
ATGACCCCATTCGTGTTACAAAAACGATAGGAAAATTGATGAAAGACCGATTTCGGAGCTCTTTCCACAACTCCATGCTGGGAGGGAAGTGAGGTGTGGCATGTCAGATTCCTCGACAAGTTCGGAATGACGTCCCTTTAATGCGTTTTAGGAAGAGTAGACGTTATGGTCTGACGGTTAATCGCGTATAACTGATATAATGTAGATGAGAGTGAATATGAGATGATGACATTAGGGCGGAAGGATTTAAATAAGAAGAGGCTGCTTATTAGCGTTGCATTATTGCTGGTATGCATGTTGGTAAGTGCAAGATTTGCGGTGTTGCCGATGTTGGGGCTGTTGACTGACCTCGTGATTTTGGTGGCATTAATTGCCTGTATTGTCTTTAGTTATAAGACCTATCAGGATTGGCAAAATAGCAAGTATGACCTCTCAAAATTGTTCGATGAAGAATCCGAACCGGATGATATCGATGTAGAAGACCATACAGAGTCGCTTTTCTGCCCAAGCTGTGGGATTGGTTATCCTTCAGATAGGCCATCATGCCCTGAGTGCGGGCGTCCTAACCGTCGTCACCTATAGCTGTTCTTCAGGGTGTGAAAAGAAATAGGCTTCTACTTGCTTCAAATCTTCTTCCGTATCAACCCCGATTGTATCCACAGTCGTTTCAATGACGTGAATGGGAATGCCATTTGAAAGCAAGCGAAGTTGTTCGAGTTTTTCAGCTTCCTCAAGGGGGCTGGTCGGCAGATGATGGAATCTCTCTAGGGCATCTCTTCGATAGCCATATAGGCCAATGTGTTTGAAGCGTTGGACAGCGCCTTTTCCATCTCGATCATAAGGAATAGACCAACGTGAGAAGTAGAGTGCGTTGCCATTCTTATCAATAACCACTTTTACATTACTCGGATCTTGGGCGTCTTCATCGCTGATGGGGGTGCATAACGTTGTGACCATCGTTTGTTTTGATTCCATGAAAGGGCAGAGAAGAAGACGGAGTTGGTCGGGGGAAACCATAGGTTCATCACCCTGAATATTCACATAGATATCGGCGTCGGTTTTTGTCAGGACTTCATATAATCGGTCGCTTCCGGAGGAGTGTTCACCTGTCATGATCGCGTTTATCCCCACCTTCTTGCAGGTCGCCATTACCTCTTCCGAGTCGGTCGCAATCAGCACATCAGTGAGCAAATCGCACTTTTTGGCTCTCCGGTAAACATATTCGATCATCGGGTGTCCGATAATTTCACGCAGAACTTTTTTAGGCAGTCGGGTTGAATGCAGCCTAGCCGGAATTACACCTAAAACTTTCAATTATTATCCCCCATTCGTATGATGTTATTTCCATCATACCCCAGGGTATCAGAGTACTAGGTAATAGCAGATGCATGAATTCACTGGACGGCTTTGGTACAATGTGTTAAGATGGATGAGCATACTTTACGAGTTTTGGATTTTTCCGCAGTGTTGGAACTGTTAATCGAGCGGACTGAGACGACCCTTGGGGCTGAACGTGCCGCGGCTTTATTGCCTTTATCCGATGTAAAACAGGTCTATAGTTGGCAGCAACTTACTTCAGAGGCGCGTCTTCTGATTGAGCATGAGCAACCCCCTTCGTTGGCAAGTATTCGAGATATTGGTGTGCCAATCGCTCGCGCTCAACGTGGCGGTTCGCTAAATGTCGAAGAGATGATGGCGGTTTACGATACGCTTATAGCTTCGCGGCGAATCCATGACTATCTCACCTCACGTGGGGAAAAATATCCCCAATTGACCTTTATTGCTCGGAATATATGTCCGCAACCCCAACTCGAACAGCGGATATCGAACACCTTTGGTCCTGATGGTCAAGTCAAAGATAGCGCAAGCGCTGAGCTGGCGCGCATTCGACGGAGTCATAAAGCAGCTTCCGGCCGATTGGTCGAGAAGATGCAACGAATGTTGAACTCGAGTGGAGTAAGAACTGCTCTTCAGGAACCTATCCTCACCCAACGCGATGGACGATACTGCTTGCCCATTAAAGCCGAGTATCGAGGTCGTATTAAAGGGATCGTTCACGACACCAGCGCCAGTGGAGCAACTTTGTATGTCGAACCGGAAGAGGCCATTGTTCTAGGCAACGAGGTTCGTGAACACGAATCGGCGGAGAGATATGAAGTTGAGCGGATACTCTCACAGCTTTCGGCTGATATTGGGGTTAAAGCGGATGAATTGGGGGCGATGCTCGATGCATCGGCATCGCTCGACCTGGCTTTTGCTAAGGGTAAGCTTAGTGATGATTTAGATTGCATTGAACCGAAAATAAGGGATGATTGTTCGCTATATCTCCGTCATGTTCGGCACCCACTGATTCCCAAAGAAAGTGTGGTTCCGATCAATGTCGAGCTGGGGCGCTCAATTAAGGCGTTGCTTATCACTGGTCCAAATACTGGCGGCAAGACAGTTGCCCTTAAAACAGTCGGTCTTGCTGTTCTTATGACCCAATGCGGTCTTCACGTGTTGGCTACTGATGCGCAGATTTCGGTATTTCCGGGTGTCTTTGCAGATATTGGGGATGAACAGAGCATTCATCAATCACTCTCCACTTTCTCCGCTCATTTGCACAATATCATCAAAATACTCAATCATCTTGAACCTGGAGTACTTATTCTTTTGGATGAAATTGGAGCAGGGACCGATCCGACGGAGGGGTCTGCTCTGGCCAAGGCTTTACTGAATGAATTTGTCAATAAGGGCGCTCGGGTGATGTGCTCAACACATTATGGTGAGTTGAAGGCGTTCGCTTATAATACTCCCGGTTTCCAAAATGCGGCTGTGGAATTTGATGTGGCAACTCTCAAACCGACCTACCGATTGAAAATGGGGGCTCCTGGGGCAAGTCATGCGTTATCAATCGCAGAGCGGTTGGGTTTGCCGACTGACATTGTGGAGAAGGCCAAAGAGCAGCTTTCAGAAGAAGACCTGGATATAATGCTCATGCTTCAGAAGCTGGAGGTGACGCAAAAAGAGGCTGAACTGGCTCTTGAAGATGCTAAAAAGCGATCTTCTGAACTGAAGGTTCAACAAGATCAAATAAAAGAGGAACACGAACGTGTCGAAGTCATCCGTCGTGAAGCTAAAGGCAAAGTGCAGGACCAGATTCGTAAGCTTCTTGATGAAATTAGAGGCGAAGCGAGAGACATTCTAGACCAACTCCGTCAATCCGGACGTGAAAGTAAGACTACTGAAAAGCTTCGAGATGATTTGAAAGTTCTCGAAACAGTCGCTAAGGAAACGGCTGAAGTTGTGACACCCAAACAACCCGTTCTACAACCCAGTCGACCCTTAAAAAAAGGAGATCGAGTGAGGGTAGCCGGTTACGAACAGACCGGCACTTTGATGAGTGAGCCCAAAGATGGCGAAGTGACGGTCATAATGGGTAGCTTGCGCATGAACCTGCCATTGTCCGAATTGACTTTAATCGAAAAGCCTGAGGGATCAAAGTTCCCCAGACATTCAGTCAGCCTGTCAACTGAGAAGACAATGAATATCTCTACCGAGCTTTATATTCGGCGAATGCGTGCAGAAGAGGCATTATTGGAATTAGATAAATATCTCGATGATGCCTCTTTAGCCGGTGTAGATCAGGCTCGAATAGTGCATGGGAAAGGCACAGGTACGTTGCGTCATCTCGTCAGAGAGCATTTGCGAAAAAATAATGCGGTTGAATCGTTTAGGGATGGAGATGCAAGCGAGGGCGGGAATGGCGTTACGATCGTTCGATTTAAGCGATAAGCCACTATTTGCTCTTTTGGTTATTCTCTCCGGCAGCAAGGTTAGGAGCTATCGAAGGCAATAATTGTTTGAGGTTCTCTTTCACATCTTTGCGGAGATTTATTTGGCCGGCAAACTGTTCGTATTTAACGAGGATTGTTACTCGTCGATTGGAATAATGGAAGGGGTCAGATGGCATGCGTAGCTTTTGATCTGCATATCCTCTCACTTCCGCTATCTGGTTTTCATGAAGCCCGCGTGCGACCATGATACGCCGAGCTGCGTTAGCGCGATCGGTTGAGAGTTCCCAGTTGGTCATTGAAGAACTCGAAGAGTAAGGTCGTCTATCAGTATGGCCTTCCAGAGTAATTCTATTCTGTAATTTGCCGATTTCGCGAGCAACCATAGAAAGGATTGCAACCGTTGCCGGTTTGGTCTCGGCGCAGCCTAGAGCGAAGAAACGTGGTTGAGGGCCTTCCAAAAGCTCGATCCGCAGCCCATCATTATCGAGAGTAATTGTTACGGAGTTTGTAAGCCCTTGCAGGCTGGGTGTATCCTGTAGTTGTTTCTCTAAATGCTGTTTTGCTGTTTTTAATTGGTTGCGTTCGGCGACTTCTTCTTCCTTACTCATATCAGTGCGATTGTGAGTAGAGGGATTTCCGATGCTTAGATTATTTCCGCCCATTAAAGGACTACCGCTTCCTCTAGATGATTTAGTAAATCCTGCAGGATCTTGGAAGTATCCTTGGATGGACGCTTTAACCTCATCATTCATACCAACAATCCACATGACCAAGAAGAATGCCATCATTGCGGTCATAAAGTCGGCGAACGCGACCTTCCACGCTCCGCCGTGATGTGCGGCATGACCTTTGGTAACCTTCTTGATGATAATCGGTTGTAGTTGGGCCATATGAATTTAAGCTGCTTCCGCTTGTTTCTTGTTTTTAACGGCATTTTCCATTTCGACCAAGCTGGGACGATTGGACGGCTCAATATTACGTCGTGCGAATTCAACTGCAGTCATTGGCGAGTCGCCTCTTGCGAAAGAAAGGATGGCTTGCTTGATACAGGCATAATATTGTGATTGAGCACTTACTAGACTTTCCATGGCGACAGCTAATGGGCCGAAGACACCATAGGCCAATAGTACTCCAAGGAATGTTCCTACAAGCGCAGCGCCAACTTTTTCGCCAATTACCTCTGGGGGGCCGCCAATAGCTCCCATGGTGAGAACTACACCAAGAACCGCCGCAATAATTCCGAAGCCAGGCATTGCATCGGCAATCTTGGTGATAACACCGGGCACAATCATCGCTTCTTCATGATGTCGTTCCAAATCCATGTCCATCATATCGAGAAGGTCATGAGGTTGTACAGTGCCAGTAAGGACGACTTTCATGGTATCGGCAAGAAACTCAACCGCATGTTTCTCACTCAGGAAAGCGGGATACTTAGAAAGGAGTTCGCTCTCATGCGGGTGTTCGATGTGGGTTTCAAGCGCTAATAATCCCTCTCGTCGAGCTAATTGGAATAACTCATAGAACATCTTCAGGAGCTCAAGATAATTGGCGGTAGTGTAGGGACTGCCTTTGAGGGTTGCCATCGATGTAGAGACTATTTTGCCTAAGATCGAGGGTGGGTTAGCTACCAAGATGCTGCCGAACGCTGCACCGCCAATGACGATGAACTCGGATATTTGCATCAAAACCATAGGTTTGCCGCCGGCAAAAGCAAATCCGCCAATAACAGCGCCAAATACCACTAATAGCCCAACTAACGTCATCCCATATCCTCTTTCTACGTTCGAATTTAGGCAACGTCCAGTGGCTCAAGCTGAACGCATTAAAGCCTTCTCGGGTCTAAACCGTGTTGAATAAATTATATTGAGTTAATACCAAAAGGTTTGTTCCACACCCAGCGCAAAAACTCCTATGTTTAACAGTTTTTGTAATATTCATTTTTAACGCAATAATTCTTAACTTTGGCGAGCCTGCGTTAGGGTTAAGTATATGGGCGGATTAATTCGATGAAGGTGGAGCATTTCCCCAAACTACTCGTGGGATTCCGGCGAGATCGTTTACTATTTGAATTTCCATAAAGCCGGAATTTACTAATAAGTCATTAACCCTGTCCGATTGAGTGTAGCCGACTTCCAGTGCTATTAGACCTGAGGGCTTTAAAACTCTTTTTGCTTCCGGTATAACGATTTCAAAGGCTGCTAGTCCCTCATCATCAGCATAAAGAGCCATCGAAGGTTCCCATCGCCTGACCTCTTCGGGCAGGATTGAACTCTCAGTTAGAGCAACATAAGGCAAGTTGGCAACGACCACATCGACACTTGTATCTTGGAACGGCTCCAACCAGTTTGCATGAAGAAGAGATAGCCTGTCGCCAATTTTATCTGCTTGGAGATCAAAGTTCTTCTTAGCGATCGATAGCGCCTTTTCAGACCGATCAGTCGCAACTACTCTAAGAGTTGGGTTCATTACAGCAAGAGTGATACCGATGCATCCGCTACCTGTCCCAATCTCTAAAATATCGACGTTGACTTTATCTTGAGACCACTTTAAAACAGTTTCTACAAGCAATTCAGTTTCGGGGCGGGGGATTAGCACATCGGGGGTAACAATGAAGTCGAGGCCATAAAATTCACGATAACCTAGGATGTAGGGTAAAGGCTCCCTATCGAGGCGGCGGTTGACTAATTCATTTAGTCGCTCATCGGCTTTTATATTAAACTCATCATTGGAATGAGCAAGAAGCCAGGTTCTTGATTGTTCGAGTGATGCTGAGACCAGCAATTCAGCGTCCAAACGCTCATCGATTCCGGCTTGAACCAGCTTTGCCCGAACCTTTTGGATCTTATCAAGAATTCTCATTAATGGCCTGTCTTAACAATTGACATAGTATAAACGCTCTGTCACATGACGCTTGCGAGCGCGACCAGCGCCATTGCCAAACACCGGATACTCTTGCTCGAATATTGTGACCTTTCCCAGGCGCCCTAAAATCTTCTTTATCGTATCAGATGTTAGTAAGCCCTCATCGCTGTAGCTTAAAAACAGATGTCGGCAGTGAAGACGGCTGACGAGATCTTCGAGGGCATGTGCAGCGCGATGTCGGCGGCAATAATCGCTCTTTATATAATCCCGATCGAACTTGCGGGTTTTGCCTTTAAGTTCAGGTTTGTTCCATTGGGCGATGTTTTCCAATACATGATATAAATCGCAATACTGACGGCTGTTATAGGGCGGGTCGAGGTAGACGGTGTCGCACTCGATTTGGTTAATGAGCGAATTGGCATCTTCGCAATAGACGTTGGCACTGGCACCGTCATAAAGCGTTGGCAATTTCAATTTCAATGGTTTCAAAACATTCTCATCGACCAAATGCTGCACGCTATCATTTCCGCCTCGGTGAATATTTTTTAGAAAGGCGTCGTATTGCCCACAGGTATTAGCCGCCCTATCTACGGCATAAAGTAAGGAGGTCAGAAGCACTTTATATTCCCAATCATCCAAGCTGGGTTTCAGTTTCTTGATTTCCTCCCTTACCCCATCAATCGCCGCCGCATTGTCCCATGTGAAATAGAGATTGCCATAGTTCTGAAACACATAACCCCATAGAGCCTCTGTGTGATTGAGTTCAGACAGGATCTCTTTCAAGCGTTTTAATGGCACTGACTTGGGGGGTTGGAGGAAGCAGCAATTCGTAACGTAATTTGAATACAGTAAGTCGTTGGCTATCACATGGTCGCAGCCTTTTTCTCGCCTAACTGTTTCAGCGACAACACCAGTTCCGGAAAATGGATCGAAGAATACGCCGAATTTACCATCCGTCTGCTTTCGCATTGCATCAAGCAGAAAGTCGAGAAGACGGTATTTCGCCCCCAGATACTTTCGATTTGAGATAGTCAGTGAACCTGGCATGTGTAAGCTCGCGTCCGTGATGATTACGATCCTTATTTCTCAACAACATAAGGTTTAAGCCGTGCCGCCATTTCGCCAACGACCTCCGCCTCGATTAGAATGCCATCTTCTCTATAATCAACTGAAATTACCTTGCCATACTCGTAGCAATCAGACACAAGGTCGCTCGATGAATAGGGAACGAGAGCAGTGGTGGAATTCAGTAGGTTTTGCACTATTTTCGTTAGCACATCCATCAAATAGGGTATGCCTTGTGCATGTTTAGCGGATATATAGACCGAATTAGGATGCTGTGAAACCAGTTCGCGCAATGGGTACTGATCGTGTACCAAATCGCACTTATTAAATACTGTTAGAATAGGCGTATTGCCGGCGCCAAGCGCATCGAGTGTTTCAAGCACAACATCATGCTGCAATTCCCACTTAGGGTTGCTGACATCGACCACATGCACCAAAAAATCTGCCTCGCTGACTTCTTCAAGGGTTGCTTTAAATGCCGCTACAAGACCGGCTGGTAGGTTCCGAATGAAGCCAACCGTATCGGTTAAGAAGATTGAATAGCCGTCAGTTAGCACGACTCGTCGAGTGGTCGGATCAAGGGTGGCGAAAAGCTTTTTATCGGTGAATATTTCTGAACCTGAAAGTGTATTGAGCAAAGTTGATTTGCCAGCGCTGGTATAGCCGACAATGGTCCCGAAGGGGAAAGGATAACGGCGTCTTGAATCGCGTTGATGCTGGCGTTGGCGGCGCAATTCTTCGATATCTTTTGCTAAAGATGATATCCGTTTTTTAACTACCTGACGGTCCGATTCGAGCTTAGTCTCACCAGGCCCTCGAACACCAATTCCACCCTGTTGACGCTCAAATTGTGTATAAAGAGTAGTAAGACGAGGTAGCAAGTAGCTTAGTTGGGCTAATTCAACTTGGAGGTAGCCTTCTTTTGAGTGAGCTCTTTGAGCGAAGATGTCTAAGATTAATTGCGGACGGTCGATGACCTTTGTTTGGAGGATCTTTTCGAGGTTTCGTCCTTGAACTGGACTTAGTCCAGCGTCGACGATTACCACATCGGCTTTAATTTCGTTTAAGTGGGCAAAAAGATCTTGTGTCATGCCCTTTCCGAGAAAAGTTTTCTGCTCCGGACGGGGACGCCTTTGCCTGAAGTCGGCTACAACCTCCAGTTCTGCGGTACGCGCCAACTCACGGAGTTCCTCTTCAACGTATTCATCATCAGCCTTGTTAGGATTAACGAAAACAAGCACTGCGCGTTCCGTTTGTTGCGTATTCTGAAATTCTTGTTTGGGCATTACAATATCAGTTTACCGCAATTCACTTAAGTTTTAGCTGGCTTGGTTGTGACGTGAGG
It encodes:
- the kdsB gene encoding 3-deoxy-manno-octulosonate cytidylyltransferase, which translates into the protein MKVLGVIPARLHSTRLPKKVLREIIGHPMIEYVYRRAKKCDLLTDVLIATDSEEVMATCKKVGINAIMTGEHSSGSDRLYEVLTKTDADIYVNIQGDEPMVSPDQLRLLLCPFMESKQTMVTTLCTPISDEDAQDPSNVKVVIDKNGNALYFSRWSIPYDRDGKGAVQRFKHIGLYGYRRDALERFHHLPTSPLEEAEKLEQLRLLSNGIPIHVIETTVDTIGVDTEEDLKQVEAYFFSHPEEQL
- a CDS encoding endonuclease MutS2, with protein sequence MDEHTLRVLDFSAVLELLIERTETTLGAERAAALLPLSDVKQVYSWQQLTSEARLLIEHEQPPSLASIRDIGVPIARAQRGGSLNVEEMMAVYDTLIASRRIHDYLTSRGEKYPQLTFIARNICPQPQLEQRISNTFGPDGQVKDSASAELARIRRSHKAASGRLVEKMQRMLNSSGVRTALQEPILTQRDGRYCLPIKAEYRGRIKGIVHDTSASGATLYVEPEEAIVLGNEVREHESAERYEVERILSQLSADIGVKADELGAMLDASASLDLAFAKGKLSDDLDCIEPKIRDDCSLYLRHVRHPLIPKESVVPINVELGRSIKALLITGPNTGGKTVALKTVGLAVLMTQCGLHVLATDAQISVFPGVFADIGDEQSIHQSLSTFSAHLHNIIKILNHLEPGVLILLDEIGAGTDPTEGSALAKALLNEFVNKGARVMCSTHYGELKAFAYNTPGFQNAAVEFDVATLKPTYRLKMGAPGASHALSIAERLGLPTDIVEKAKEQLSEEDLDIMLMLQKLEVTQKEAELALEDAKKRSSELKVQQDQIKEEHERVEVIRREAKGKVQDQIRKLLDEIRGEARDILDQLRQSGRESKTTEKLRDDLKVLETVAKETAEVVTPKQPVLQPSRPLKKGDRVRVAGYEQTGTLMSEPKDGEVTVIMGSLRMNLPLSELTLIEKPEGSKFPRHSVSLSTEKTMNISTELYIRRMRAEEALLELDKYLDDASLAGVDQARIVHGKGTGTLRHLVREHLRKNNAVESFRDGDASEGGNGVTIVRFKR
- a CDS encoding flagellar motor protein MotB, yielding MAQLQPIIIKKVTKGHAAHHGGAWKVAFADFMTAMMAFFLVMWIVGMNDEVKASIQGYFQDPAGFTKSSRGSGSPLMGGNNLSIGNPSTHNRTDMSKEEEVAERNQLKTAKQHLEKQLQDTPSLQGLTNSVTITLDNDGLRIELLEGPQPRFFALGCAETKPATVAILSMVAREIGKLQNRITLEGHTDRRPYSSSSSMTNWELSTDRANAARRIMVARGLHENQIAEVRGYADQKLRMPSDPFHYSNRRVTILVKYEQFAGQINLRKDVKENLKQLLPSIAPNLAAGENNQKSK
- the motA gene encoding flagellar motor stator protein MotA, with translation MTLVGLLVVFGAVIGGFAFAGGKPMVLMQISEFIVIGGAAFGSILVANPPSILGKIVSTSMATLKGSPYTTANYLELLKMFYELFQLARREGLLALETHIEHPHESELLSKYPAFLSEKHAVEFLADTMKVVLTGTVQPHDLLDMMDMDLERHHEEAMIVPGVITKIADAMPGFGIIAAVLGVVLTMGAIGGPPEVIGEKVGAALVGTFLGVLLAYGVFGPLAVAMESLVSAQSQYYACIKQAILSFARGDSPMTAVEFARRNIEPSNRPSLVEMENAVKNKKQAEAA
- the prmC gene encoding peptide chain release factor N(5)-glutamine methyltransferase; translated protein: MRILDKIQKVRAKLVQAGIDERLDAELLVSASLEQSRTWLLAHSNDEFNIKADERLNELVNRRLDREPLPYILGYREFYGLDFIVTPDVLIPRPETELLVETVLKWSQDKVNVDILEIGTGSGCIGITLAVMNPTLRVVATDRSEKALSIAKKNFDLQADKIGDRLSLLHANWLEPFQDTSVDVVVANLPYVALTESSILPEEVRRWEPSMALYADDEGLAAFEIVIPEAKRVLKPSGLIALEVGYTQSDRVNDLLVNSGFMEIQIVNDLAGIPRVVWGNAPPSSN
- a CDS encoding DNA adenine methylase; translated protein: MPGSLTISNRKYLGAKYRLLDFLLDAMRKQTDGKFGVFFDPFSGTGVVAETVRREKGCDHVIANDLLYSNYVTNCCFLQPPKSVPLKRLKEILSELNHTEALWGYVFQNYGNLYFTWDNAAAIDGVREEIKKLKPSLDDWEYKVLLTSLLYAVDRAANTCGQYDAFLKNIHRGGNDSVQHLVDENVLKPLKLKLPTLYDGASANVYCEDANSLINQIECDTVYLDPPYNSRQYCDLYHVLENIAQWNKPELKGKTRKFDRDYIKSDYCRRHRAAHALEDLVSRLHCRHLFLSYSDEGLLTSDTIKKILGRLGKVTIFEQEYPVFGNGAGRARKRHVTERLYYVNC
- the hflX gene encoding GTPase HflX — protein: MPKQEFQNTQQTERAVLVFVNPNKADDEYVEEELRELARTAELEVVADFRQRRPRPEQKTFLGKGMTQDLFAHLNEIKADVVIVDAGLSPVQGRNLEKILQTKVIDRPQLILDIFAQRAHSKEGYLQVELAQLSYLLPRLTTLYTQFERQQGGIGVRGPGETKLESDRQVVKKRISSLAKDIEELRRQRQHQRDSRRRYPFPFGTIVGYTSAGKSTLLNTLSGSEIFTDKKLFATLDPTTRRVVLTDGYSIFLTDTVGFIRNLPAGLVAAFKATLEEVSEADFLVHVVDVSNPKWELQHDVVLETLDALGAGNTPILTVFNKCDLVHDQYPLRELVSQHPNSVYISAKHAQGIPYLMDVLTKIVQNLLNSTTALVPYSSSDLVSDCYEYGKVISVDYREDGILIEAEVVGEMAARLKPYVVEK